From the genome of Sporomusa sphaeroides DSM 2875:
ATGCTTTTATGAGAGACGGCCAGACCTTCCTTCCCGGCCCGCTCCAAGCCTTGCGACTGCGGGTCAATGCCGATCATGACCGTTGCCTCCAGGACTTTGCTGCGCTTTAACTTATACATAAGATCTGTCCCGATATTCCCCGAACCCATAATAGCTGCTCGTACTTTTTTCAAGGTTGTCGCCTCCAAACATTTAGATTGAAACAGAGCTTGCCTCAGACTGCTGCTTCCCTTGCGGACAGTTTCGGCAAAATAACTTTTAATGAATTCTACATTATCAAACTTAATTCTTAAATTTTGACAGACGATTACCAGCTGTCTATGTTGGTTTAGATTTACGGTCTGTAGCCTAACCTGCGGGAAATCTCGGCGGCTGCCTGCCGTACAATACCGACCAGTTCTTGCATGCGCTTTTCATCCAGCCTGGCGGAAGGTCCTGCCACACTAATGGCTGCCACAGCGTTGCCGGTGTGATCAAAGACTGGTGCAGCAACACAGCTAAGCCCGATTTCGTTCTCTTCTTTGTCAAAGGCATACCCCTGCTGCCTTACTTGCCGCAGATGTGCAAGCAGCTCTTCCCTGCTGCCGATACTATGCTCGGTTACTTGCCGCAAAACAGGTGGAATGAGCTCACACAGCTCAGCATCACTCTTATTGGCCAGCAGGACTTTGCCAACACCGGTGACATAAGCCGGAAAGCTCATGCCAATGGAGGTAAATACCTGAAATGACCGGTTTGAGGTACATTTATCAATATAAACAACGTCAGTGCCCCGCAGAATGACAAGATGCACGGTTTCACCTACCTGGGCAGCCAGGTCCTGTATTACCGAACCGGCAACTCCCCGGATCTCCAACCTGTCCAATAGCCGGTTGCTCAGAACCAGCAGATGCATTCCCAGCCGGTATTTGCCTCTTTCCTCATCTTGCTCAACCAAGCCATAATGCTTGAGGGTATTTAAAATTCCATGCACGGTACTTTTATTTAAATTAAGCTCGTTTGCAATCGCCTGTAACGTAAGTTCCGAATTATTACCGTTAAAGCAATTTAAAATCTGAATGGCCCGCTCGATGGACTGAACCATAACACCTTGTTGCGCCACATCATCTTCTCCTTAAGCATTTTTTGCTTACCTGACAATCCTTGCTTGGGATGAGAATTCGTGGCCCTTAAGATATTTCCTCCTTTTTGGGCTTCGGCTTTCTTACTTAATGTAGCGGCTTCCCCTCCCTCGCGTTCTACATTATAGAATATCGTTCTCGTTGTGGTGTTAATTGATACATTCGCTAAACTTCTATAAATTCCTTGCTGACATTTTCCTTTCCGAACATTTTTATAGCATGCGGTTATTCTCTACGCTCTGATCAATTGAAGTATGTCACTAGCAGCTTCATACGGATCTTGAGCAGCAATAATTGCCGACACCACTGCGACACCAGCTATGCCTGTTTCCATAACTGGCTGAACATTACTCCTATTAATTCCGCCAATAGCAACAACCGGAATCCGTACCTGTTCCTTAATGGATTTTAATGCCGCTAAACTCACACTATCGGCATCATCCTTGGTATTTGTGGGAAAGACGGCTCCTACGCCCAGATAATCAGCCCCTTGCTCCTGCGCCAGTAATGCTTCTTCCAGAGTTGACGCAGATACGCCAATAATTTTGTCAGGTCCCAAGAGACGCCGTGCCACTGCTAGCGGCAAATCTTCCTGCCCAATATGCAGCCCGGCGGCGTCTACCGCTAACGCAATATCTGCCCG
Proteins encoded in this window:
- a CDS encoding IclR family transcriptional regulator, with product MAQQGVMVQSIERAIQILNCFNGNNSELTLQAIANELNLNKSTVHGILNTLKHYGLVEQDEERGKYRLGMHLLVLSNRLLDRLEIRGVAGSVIQDLAAQVGETVHLVILRGTDVVYIDKCTSNRSFQVFTSIGMSFPAYVTGVGKVLLANKSDAELCELIPPVLRQVTEHSIGSREELLAHLRQVRQQGYAFDKEENEIGLSCVAAPVFDHTGNAVAAISVAGPSARLDEKRMQELVGIVRQAAAEISRRLGYRP
- the thiE gene encoding thiamine phosphate synthase, producing the protein MHNNNVDYSLYLVTDRDCLGGKDLVATVEQALQGGATVVQVREKNLSTLEFFQVTSRIKSITDKYGIPLIVNDRADIALAVDAAGLHIGQEDLPLAVARRLLGPDKIIGVSASTLEEALLAQEQGADYLGVGAVFPTNTKDDADSVSLAALKSIKEQVRIPVVAIGGINRSNVQPVMETGIAGVAVVSAIIAAQDPYEAASDILQLIRA